The Halotia branconii CENA392 region CCTAGAATTATTGCAAGAGCGATTACATACACCAATACTTCGTGAAGGCAATTTGACTGTAGATTTACGGCAGATGGTAATCGATTTGCGACCGGAAAATGCAGCTTTCCGCGATGCCTTCTACCAAATGTTGCGGAAAGAACTAGGTGCAAAACCTTTAGGTTTAGATCTTAGTCAGTCTTTGATTCAAGGAGATTTTGTCGGTAGTGATTTAGGTTTAAGAACGCCTCTATATGCTCAAGCAATAGCTCCTATATTTACCGCCATCGAACAAGAACAATTAGAAAGTTTGCGTTCGATTTGCTTACAATCATTAGCGATCGCCTTACCTAATTCTAAGGACTGTCAATCACTTTTGGGAACTGAATTAACTAAGTCTAGTGAAATCTCCGTTTTTCGTGGTGCTTTAACGCTGGTGCAAACTCGCTTTACTGGGGAAGTACAGTTTTCAAATACATTTTTTTTGCAATCTGTCAATGCTCAAGAAGCAACTTTTCTTCAACCCACTAATTGGAATGAAACCAGATTTAGCCGTTCTTTCAGTTTCAAAAATACGACTTTGCGACAGTTGAGTAATTTTCATGGTAGTGTTTTTTTTAATCAAGCCAATTTTAAACAAACTCAATTTCAAGAAACTGCTGATTTTAATGGCAGCATATTTGTCGATACAGCCAACTTTAACCAAGCCACTTTTAAAAAATTAGCTAAATTTAGTAATGTGCAGTGGCAAAAAAACGCAAACTTTTCAAATGCACGTTTTGCTAATCAAGCACAATTTACCAAAGCAAATTTTCATCAATTTCTCTTCCTTACAGAAGCGAGTTTTGAACAAGCTGTAACTTTTCGAGAAGCACAGTTTAACCAACCCGTAAACCTGCGCGGTGCTAGCATTCTCAACCAAGCAGACTTTAGTGATGCGGGGTTTGCGAAAGCAGCTTTTTTAAATGTTCCAGGTTTAACTTTTAATTCTAATCAGGCAAAAATTTTAGGTAATCCTGGCGAAATTGGTAAGATGTTTTCTATTCCCAAATTGCAAGGTAATCAAAATATCTTACGGAATTTAGAGCAAAATTTTCGTCAACAACAACAAGTTACCGATGCTAATCAACTGGAATATACAAAACAGCAACAACGAATTATAGAGTTAAGCTATCGTTTAGTGGCGACAAATATCAATAGTGCAAGTTTAACAAAGTTAATTAATTTGGGATTTTCGGCAATTCAGGCACAAGAAATAACTGATCGTCGTGTTATCCAACTATTTCGCAACAGCAGTGAATTACTTAGCTTAGCAAATATTGACGTAGAAACCTACACTCAAATGCGCGATCGCTTGGTTTTTGCTGAACCTTTATCAATTGGTAGCTGGTTACTGCAAGCATGGAATTGGTTAGCGTCAAGTGTACTGTTGTTATTAAGTGGTTATGGTACGGATTTTTGGTTAGTGTTTGGTGTGGGAGGACTAGCGATCGCCTATTTTGGTTTATTATTTTGGTTAGTGGATCGTTATCGCCGCTTACATCCCAAGCCGATTATTCCTACATATTACGAAACAGTGGCGATGTTGGTCAGTTTTGGCTATTTAACATCCTTCAGCTTACTAGCCATTTTTCGCAGTTCCGCCCAACCTTGGCTGACACTAGGATGTTTGTTAACAATTATTGTTCCCTTACCAATTGGTTTGTTGTGCCGACTTTACCAACAAGGTCGTTATCACGATTTAATGGATATTTCCTATTTTACAGAAGACGGTAGTCTGCGGCAGTTACGATTGTTAATTGGACGCTTACCAGTCATACCGAGAAATAGTATATTCCGGGAACGGTACATGCCTCTATTGGGCGATCGCCGTTGGAATTGGTTGAATTACTATGACTTCAGTCTCAATAACCTAGTGCGATTGGGCTTTAATGATATTCGCCTGAGAGATGAACACTTACCAGGGATTATTTCTGCACTTGCATGGTATCAGTGGAGTCTAGGCGTAGTTTACATTACGCTAGTTTTGTGGACACTTTCGCGCACAATTCCCGGATTGAACTTACTGATTTACTTGAAGTGACATCTGCAACTCTTTAACTAAAGACGAAGTCTGAGTTACTCAGTTCGTTCACCTTCACCCCTGTAAGCAGTAATTGCCCTTGATACCGTTCCAGATCAAAATTAAAAAGAACGCCATTTTGGGTATCACTAATACTACCTTGAAAAAGTACCCGATCTAACCATTGATTGGTATTAATCTTATCCCAATTTTGCAATACAATTTTGTCGATACCAACCTCAAAGTCTTGAATAATGTCAAGCTCATTTTTAAAGGAGCGATCGCTACGGTTAAAAACAAATTTATCATGGCCATCACCACCAACCATGAAATCACTGCCTTTACCTCCAATCAAGGTATCATCACCGAAACCGCCGTGGAGTTTATCGTTACCCTGATCTCCATCTAGCCAATCGTTGCCTTGTCCCCCTTCGAGGATATCATTACCTTTCTTGGCATACAGGCGATCGTTACCTAGGCTGCCATACATTTTGTCGTTAGCATTGCTGCCCTTTAACTTATCATTATTTAGGCTACCGTAGATAACATCATCACCTAAATTATCGATTAAAGTATCACTCAAAAATTTAACAGCATTAACATTAATTTCTATTACGGCTATATTAGTAGCTTGTTTAAATTTACGTTGATAAGTTCCTTTCGCTGCACCTGTGATAAAATCTACGCCATCGTTACCATCTATATTAAAATTAGCAACTTTATCGGATTTCTCAATAATGACATTTTTACTACGACCAAATTTTAACAAGTCTTTTTTATCTGAAGAAACTAACTTGCCATATATACTAAAATAATCTAATACCTTGGGTTTATTTATATTGGATATATCTAAAACTAAAAAAGCCGTGTTAGCTCTAGCTTGGTTGTATTCAGCATTAGGACGCTCAATTTCTTTAGTTTCTAATCCTAAAGCTGCTAAAAAATCAAAAGAGAATTTTTGATGAGCATTAATTTCAAAACTCGCAATAACTTTAGTTGCGCTTTTAGCACTTCCCTCATCTAAACCAACAACAATACTTTCGGTGAACAGATAAGAGAAATCTGGATCATAGCGAAACAAAGCTTGAGCGTCAGCAATAGCTGCTGCTACACCACCTTTGACTAAAGCTTCTGTCTGTGCATTAGTCAAAATATCTAACGGACTTTGACTGTAGTTCTTAAATAGAGTAATTCCTTTAGCTTTAGCAAAGTTAGGGTCATATTTTTTTGTAGGTTCATTCAGTTGTAAAAAGAAAAGTTCTGATGTCATCTAATTTTTGTTCCTTTATTCACGCTGAACTATTTATCAGTAGAGCTAGATGTTGAGGAAATACTAGAACTACTAGAAGAAACATTTTGATGTTCGACAGACACTGTAGTTACACTTTTTGCCTCGCCAATAATCTTGCCATCAGACGAAACAATGTTTTTGATAACAACTTGACAATATTTCATGAGATTAATTACCAAAAATTGAGCTAAAATTTCATAGGTTTGTAGTAAAGACTTTAGTCCTTATTTCCTAAGTGCCTTACTACAAACTTTATCGTTCAAGCAATATGAAAGTGCTGAAATTAAGTAAAAGATGATGCAAAAGCAACTCTAACTGTGCGATTTGTTGTCTGATTCACTACTACACCAGCCTTAGATTTGCTATCTTTACTTGAGACTATGTACCCAGATTTACTAGTGTTTGTGGTTTTTAGTTTATCAACCACATAATCTTGATTAAAATAGACTTGCTCACGGGTATAGCCAAAGAGTAACGAGTAAAAACTATTATCAATTAAACTTTGTTCAAAACCCCATCCAGCTTTGATTTGAACGTCTTTCTCGGTTGCTATTTCACAAAAACTCAACTCTGATATCTTTAGTCTGCTCATACTACACCTACATTTATGAGAATTGAAGACAAGATAATGTGGGAGAAGAGATTAAACTTACCCCTACAAAGATGTTGTGAAACTGCTGAAACTTGTAAAATCAAGCGAAGTAGAAGTACTCAAACTTGAAGCTCGGCTTGTTTTATTTCTAGTTCTTGCAAATGCTGTAGCTCTGGCATCTGCTAAACTGACTGTAAAGTTTTCGTAGTATTTTACTCTTGCTAAAGTTCGAGCATCAGTTTTAGTTTCAAGACCCTTAGCATCTGCTAATGCCAAAGCAAGAGCATATCCAGATCCTACTTCTGTAATAGTTGCAGCAACAGCATTACCACCTATCACATCATTACTTTCGGTAATGTGCTGGATATAACTTAAGTCAGCAATGATTAAGTGGCTTTTCACAACTTTCTTAGTAAAATTTTTGGTGTTTGGATTTTAGATAAGTCTTACATTTTGCATTGATCACAGATATGCTAAATTAGCCTACGCAGACTTAAGTGATTTTAAAAAAGGAACCACTACTAGCTCCTAGCTATTGAGCATTTCGTGGTTCCTGCACTAACAATTTGAAATTATTTCGTAATTAGGGCTACCTATTCTTTAGAGAACGGGAAGACACTAAACGTCTTTAGCGCTAAGGCACTAATTACGAAACAAAATTAGTGAAATTAACCACCAATCCTGGTTATTAACCAGCTCTGTTGATTACAGCAGCAGAGGTGCTAGCAGAGAATGACTCACCCAAGTACTCTGCTACAGCTACTGTGTCAGCCTTGGTGAAAGAGTAGGTGGGGATAAAACGGTAGTTATTGTTTTGTGCATCACCCTTAGCACCAGCAGCAGCACTGTTATTAAAGGTGCGAGGATCTCTAACAACGGTTTGAAAGTTGTTGTTGGAATCGAATCTAACACGAATGTCGTCTCTTTGGTTATAGTTACGAACTCTTATACCACCTTGAATGGTAGAGGTTTCTTCAACAGATTCTAGAATGTTTAGATCAGAAATAATCATGATAGTTCTCCTGGGAATTGATTGTTTTGCTGGAATTATTTAAAGCAACTTTTTGTTGTTGCTTATATTTATAATGTAAGTGTTATTTCGGGAAAAGTCAATAGTTTTTTGATTTATTTTTTATAAAAGATACTAATACAATTATGTTGCTAAAAATTAAAATTAGTTAATAAACTAAATAAAAAACAAACACTATTTTTAAACAAGAAATAATCTGTCTTTCTTGCTTGAAGCTTTTTTTAGCGATTTTTTATATTAGTAATACGACAGTTTTACCATTTAAAATTTTTTTAAATGATTGGATTTGCATCTTTTGTATTTTTTTAAATTTATACAAAAAATATTATTTAATCATTAAATTTAATTGATAGCTAAATCAATTTTGTGATTGATTAGAACCTGAATCTAATTGAATGACTACTTCTATGCACTCGATTTGTAGCTTTAGCCAATCAGAAAATAATTCTGCAATGATTTTT contains the following coding sequences:
- a CDS encoding pentapeptide repeat-containing protein — its product is MNNCSRQRLNPKVHKGVSLRYFVFSSVILCVLIILLFLPLPAKAAQTQPERTPLNLELLQERLHTPILREGNLTVDLRQMVIDLRPENAAFRDAFYQMLRKELGAKPLGLDLSQSLIQGDFVGSDLGLRTPLYAQAIAPIFTAIEQEQLESLRSICLQSLAIALPNSKDCQSLLGTELTKSSEISVFRGALTLVQTRFTGEVQFSNTFFLQSVNAQEATFLQPTNWNETRFSRSFSFKNTTLRQLSNFHGSVFFNQANFKQTQFQETADFNGSIFVDTANFNQATFKKLAKFSNVQWQKNANFSNARFANQAQFTKANFHQFLFLTEASFEQAVTFREAQFNQPVNLRGASILNQADFSDAGFAKAAFLNVPGLTFNSNQAKILGNPGEIGKMFSIPKLQGNQNILRNLEQNFRQQQQVTDANQLEYTKQQQRIIELSYRLVATNINSASLTKLINLGFSAIQAQEITDRRVIQLFRNSSELLSLANIDVETYTQMRDRLVFAEPLSIGSWLLQAWNWLASSVLLLLSGYGTDFWLVFGVGGLAIAYFGLLFWLVDRYRRLHPKPIIPTYYETVAMLVSFGYLTSFSLLAIFRSSAQPWLTLGCLLTIIVPLPIGLLCRLYQQGRYHDLMDISYFTEDGSLRQLRLLIGRLPVIPRNSIFRERYMPLLGDRRWNWLNYYDFSLNNLVRLGFNDIRLRDEHLPGIISALAWYQWSLGVVYITLVLWTLSRTIPGLNLLIYLK
- a CDS encoding calcium-binding protein; translated protein: MTSELFFLQLNEPTKKYDPNFAKAKGITLFKNYSQSPLDILTNAQTEALVKGGVAAAIADAQALFRYDPDFSYLFTESIVVGLDEGSAKSATKVIASFEINAHQKFSFDFLAALGLETKEIERPNAEYNQARANTAFLVLDISNINKPKVLDYFSIYGKLVSSDKKDLLKFGRSKNVIIEKSDKVANFNIDGNDGVDFITGAAKGTYQRKFKQATNIAVIEINVNAVKFLSDTLIDNLGDDVIYGSLNNDKLKGSNANDKMYGSLGNDRLYAKKGNDILEGGQGNDWLDGDQGNDKLHGGFGDDTLIGGKGSDFMVGGDGHDKFVFNRSDRSFKNELDIIQDFEVGIDKIVLQNWDKINTNQWLDRVLFQGSISDTQNGVLFNFDLERYQGQLLLTGVKVNELSNSDFVFS